Below is a genomic region from Culicoides brevitarsis isolate CSIRO-B50_1 chromosome 2, AGI_CSIRO_Cbre_v1, whole genome shotgun sequence.
TTCCCATCACATACATGCCTTCTTTAGCACGTGACAATGCCACGCAAACCCGATTTCGGATACCAACGAACCCAATACTGTTCTCCAAATTGCTCCGAACCAACGAAAGCAGAATAATTTTGTTCTCTTCACCTTGAAAATTATCGACAACAGTTATTTTTGTGCCTTTCATGCTCGATTTCGGGTCATATTTCATTCGCATTTcatgcaaaagttttttctgtcCTTGATACATCGTCAAAATTGTGATGTCCTCCGGAGCGGTTCCCTTTTCGATGAGATTTAGACATagttttaccaaaatttctgCTTCGTATTCGTTTTGTTTGCTCGTTTCGATGAACTTGGCGTGCTTCGGGGACATTTCCAGTTCCTCATGTCGAatgaaataaagatttttaccCATGCCAGGTACATTGGGGTATGTCAACACGTTCTCCGCATCTTCCAATTCGGGATAAATTGTGTCGCGAATGAGTTCGGCAATGCACGGACGCATTCTGTGTTGTTTTTTCAGTTGAACATAAGGCACGTTGTTGTTGATCATCCGTTCGAATAACGACAGATTCATGTGAAAGTCCTTGGCGAGACGATAAACTGTCGTATTGGGCTTCAGTTGGTAATGATCGCCGATGAGGATGAGTTGTTCCGTTTTTGGGGTGAGAGAAGTCACGATGTGAGATTCCAAAATCTCGCCAGCTTCCTCGAAAAGTACTGAAAAgagaggaaaattaatttttttagaaaaaatttcattttatggtaattgaaaaagtgaaaaagtataaaatttttagagaaaaaaaattagataaatttcaagggacaaaattttttatttaaaagatgtcaaaatttttgtttttaattttttaaaaaatttttcaaaattaatttttttaaaattaaaaaagaattttaaaaaaaataaaattgaatgaaagtttattaaatttttttaaaaattaaaatttttttaaaaataaaattttttttaaattattttttttttcaaatttaaattttttttaattttttaaaattgtttcaatttttttttttcaaataaaatttttcaaacataattttttcaacataaaaatatttatttttttaaacatttttaattttcttaaatttttttaaacacttttaattttttttttcattttaatttttttaaattttattttttgaatttttattataaaaatatctttttcttcaattttatttttttaaaatttatttttttatttttttttatttcttttttttaattttttcaacatacctaattttttattaaaaaaatttatttttttttttcattttaattttttaatttttttttttttattttttcaacaaaatttttaataatttaaaaatttaaatttttttttaatttaaaaaaaaaataacttttctctaatttaaattctttaaatttatttttttttaattttaaaatgatttttttcttaccaatAGGAATTTGCAACAATTGCAAAAGCGTGTGACATCTCGCAGCAAAAGTAGTTGTCATGCCAAAAACTCGCTTATCCTGAATCCGAAGCAACGTTTGAAGttgattcaattcaaaaagtcGTTTTGTCACCGAAACCATCTGATTTTGGACATTTTCAAGCACTTTTTCTTGAACAACCTCCTCTGAAActtgaattttgtgaaattcatCACTCAATGCATTTCTCTCCTGTTTCGTCATCCACAGCAAATGCTTCAAAGCCCCATCTACCAAATGATCTCGATTCATACCAACTTCCTTATACGTGAAATTTTGCAATACTTCGTGTTTGGATTGCTCTCCGAAGCGAACAATTTTGTCTGTTTCCTCCAAAATTCCGTTCAAAGTTTGATCGAGAGCGTGATTCGTGTAACaaactatcaaaattttctcttttgtgtGACGCAACAAAGTTTTAACGATTTCAAGGCCTATATGggtttctaaaattaaaagaaaaaattatttttgatcgaaatttggcaaaaaatgttaaatttacttCCTGTTCCGGGAGGTCCttgaattaaacaaaaatctcgCGTCAAAGCTGCCTTGTAAGCATCCATTTGAGACGCATCTAAGCCAAAAAGCTCAGCTTTCGGGTAAGAATTGACATcagaaatatcaaaatttattcctttttcagtaattttcgtGCTTTTCATGCGTTTCAAGTACTTTGGAGCATTTATTTCGACATCAGCATCCACAATTTGGCGTTTCATGGGCATATTTACATCAGTTGTGTTCGATAAAACGTTGAAAACATGATTATAAGGCTCGAAAAATGTGGTTGGCTCAATGAGAGTTAATTCgccatcaaatattttttgctcagCTTTGCTTCGGATGATCGTCAAAGGAatctaaaataacaaaaaaataattttttgaaatttttaaaaataattcttacaaTTCCTTGATTTTTCGAGGCATTATCGTACGGAAGTACCGTCGCCAGTATCAAATCATCCAATTTCGTGACGTTACTTGTAAAGATAAGCAACGATCCAGGCAAAAATCTCTTCTCACTCCAAGAAATACTTTGTTTCctcttttcattttcattaaatttcaaatcgaCAAACTCACGAACGGCATTTCCATGTTCGCCATGTCCTAATTGAACGCGTGGCATGACAAAAATGTTATCGACGAGTCCCTCGTGGGTCATTTCcgggtaatttttgatgtaaagCGCGATACTTTCACGAAGGGGACTAATAAAATCCTCTTTTAACAAGGCCATGTGTGTCTTGCGATACTCCAAAACACTCGAAAATGCTCCTTTTACGATATTCGGTGAAATTTCCGCCTTTGGTTCTTCGAGCAAATCCTCCGTTGTTGGCAGAATTGTGTCTTGCGATGCCACAAAAGAACTTGGATTGtctaaaaactttgaaaaagtcTCCCAAAACGCGGGATTTGAGGATTTATTTGTCTCTGCGATGCGAATTGATTTCAAACTTGTTCGAATTTTCGGGGAAATGTCTGT
It encodes:
- the LOC134830140 gene encoding NFX1-type zinc finger-containing protein 1, whose protein sequence is MSDSDDDWFEKDLDSFTVDVKKPENVEENVTLEIRDAKMDKEKLYKLMKGEDVSSYQNKSMEKEPSEASAKAKPKLSFTRMTAISKMSSLRAFSELYNMKNEFLEALKAKNMNKNLIILTSSCLFLACDVPFEEHKYILMKELKEIPTFWTQLAKYVTENAVSDDFHNGMEAVAKVLMRFTDISPKIRTSLKSIRIAETNKSSNPAFWETFSKFLDNPSSFVASQDTILPTTEDLLEEPKAEISPNIVKGAFSSVLEYRKTHMALLKEDFISPLRESIALYIKNYPEMTHEGLVDNIFVMPRVQLGHGEHGNAVREFVDLKFNENEKRKQSISWSEKRFLPGSLLIFTSNVTKLDDLILATVLPYDNASKNQGIIPLTIIRSKAEQKIFDGELTLIEPTTFFEPYNHVFNVLSNTTDVNMPMKRQIVDADVEINAPKYLKRMKSTKITEKGINFDISDVNSYPKAELFGLDASQMDAYKAALTRDFCLIQGPPGTGKTHIGLEIVKTLLRHTKEKILIVCYTNHALDQTLNGILEETDKIVRFGEQSKHEVLQNFTYKEVGMNRDHLVDGALKHLLWMTKQERNALSDEFHKIQVSEEVVQEKVLENVQNQMVSVTKRLFELNQLQTLLRIQDKRVFGMTTTFAARCHTLLQLLQIPIVLFEEAGEILESHIVTSLTPKTEQLILIGDHYQLKPNTTVYRLAKDFHMNLSLFERMINNNVPYVQLKKQHRMRPCIAELIRDTIYPELEDAENVLTYPNVPGMGKNLYFIRHEELEMSPKHAKFIETSKQNEYEAEILVKLCLNLIEKGTAPEDITILTMYQGQKKLLHEMRMKYDPKSSMKGTKITVVDNFQGEENKIILLSLVRSNLENSIGFVGIRNRVCVALSRAKEGMYVMGNMKMLKEVSGIWKKINEKLEKLGAIGDFIDENLLLP